The proteins below are encoded in one region of Herpetosiphon gulosus:
- the ffh gene encoding signal recognition particle protein, whose protein sequence is MFENLSDRLTDVFNRLGSKGRLTESDVDAGLREVRLALLEADVNFKVVKDFVARVREQAIGEEVTKSLTPGQQVIKIVHDELVHLLGDANVPINESKNREQPTIVMLVGLQGAGKTTMAAKLALYMRKKGKTPLLVAADIYRPAAIKQLETLGKQLNIPVYSEGTEVAPPDIAEHALRQARINGNNFVIVDTAGRLQIDERLMTELQQVVERIGPTEIMLVVDAMIGQESVKVAEAFHAKVPLTGLIMTKIDGDARGGAALSMREVTGVPIKFLGTGEKTDAIEPFHPDRLAQRILGMGDVMTLIERAEQVYDKDEAKKMQKKMRKGTFDFEDFLGAMNSMRKLGPIQQILGMIPGLGKQMRQMKELDDALDDREMKRIEAIIQSMTIKERRNPDLLKDPSRKRRISLGSGTRIEDVNALVKQFREMQRMMKRFSKGGQNPRDLMRMFK, encoded by the coding sequence CCGGTTGGGCAGCAAAGGCCGCCTAACCGAATCTGATGTTGATGCGGGCTTGCGCGAAGTGCGTTTGGCCTTGTTGGAAGCAGACGTTAACTTCAAAGTCGTCAAAGATTTTGTGGCGCGGGTGCGCGAACAAGCGATTGGCGAAGAAGTCACCAAGAGTTTGACTCCTGGTCAACAAGTGATCAAAATCGTCCACGACGAGCTGGTGCACTTGCTTGGTGATGCCAATGTGCCGATCAACGAATCGAAAAACCGCGAGCAACCGACGATTGTGATGTTGGTCGGGTTACAAGGTGCTGGTAAAACAACCATGGCTGCCAAGTTGGCGCTGTATATGCGCAAAAAAGGCAAAACGCCATTGTTGGTTGCCGCCGACATCTACCGACCTGCCGCGATCAAGCAGTTGGAAACGCTCGGCAAGCAATTGAATATTCCGGTTTATAGCGAAGGCACTGAGGTTGCACCGCCAGATATCGCTGAGCACGCCTTGCGGCAAGCGCGAATCAATGGCAACAACTTTGTGATCGTCGATACTGCCGGACGCTTGCAAATCGACGAACGCTTGATGACTGAATTACAACAAGTCGTCGAACGCATCGGCCCAACTGAAATTATGTTGGTCGTCGATGCCATGATCGGTCAAGAATCAGTCAAAGTGGCCGAAGCCTTCCATGCCAAAGTGCCATTGACTGGTTTGATTATGACCAAGATCGACGGCGATGCCCGTGGTGGGGCGGCGCTCTCGATGCGCGAAGTCACTGGTGTGCCAATTAAGTTCCTTGGGACGGGTGAAAAAACCGATGCCATCGAACCATTCCACCCCGATCGTCTAGCCCAACGGATTTTGGGCATGGGCGATGTGATGACCCTGATCGAGCGAGCCGAGCAAGTTTACGATAAAGATGAAGCCAAGAAAATGCAAAAGAAGATGCGCAAAGGCACCTTCGACTTTGAAGATTTCCTTGGCGCAATGAATTCCATGCGTAAACTTGGTCCAATCCAACAAATCTTGGGCATGATTCCTGGACTTGGCAAGCAAATGCGCCAAATGAAAGAGCTTGATGATGCCCTTGATGATCGCGAAATGAAACGGATCGAAGCAATTATTCAATCGATGACGATCAAAGAGCGCCGTAACCCCGACTTGCTCAAAGATCCTAGCCGCAAGCGCCGGATCTCATTGGGTAGCGGTACGCGCATCGAAGATGTTAACGCATTGGTTAAACAGTTCCGCGAAATGCAACGCATGATGAAACGCTTCAGCAAGGGCGGCCAAAACCCGCGCGACCTGATGCGCATGTTCAAATAA